A window of Candidatus Methylomirabilis lanthanidiphila genomic DNA:
GTGCCGGTCTCGCAGCAATCGATCGAGAACGGGCGGCGCCTGTTTGAGATCTACTGCGCGCTCTGTCATGGAACGAATGCAAAGGGGATGGGCCCCGTCGCCGTCAAGTTTGTTCCACCGCCCGATCTGACCCTTCCGTTCTTTGCACAAAAGAGTGACGGCTATATCTATGGAACGATCCGAAACGGCGGTCCGATCATGCCTGCCCACGGCACAGTGCTCGCCCCAAAGGAACGATGGGACATCGTCAACTTCCTGAGGAGCTTACAAACACAATGACCGAACTCACCGAACTGGCGGACCTTGAAGAGAGCATTCGCAAGATTCCACGCCGGAGCCCTCGCGTAGTCGCCGGGGTCCTGGCGGGACTCCTGGCCGTAGGTCTCCTCACCTTCTTGCTGGGTATCTCCGCAGAGCAACCGGTCCGGGCGTGGGAGATCTACCTGGTGAACTTCGTCTTCTGGATCGGACTGGCCCAAGCCGGCGTCGTCTTTGCCGCCATCTATGATCTCTGCAATGCCCGCTGGGGTCCTGTCATCAAACGGGTCGCTATCGGGATGGGATCGTTCCTTCCGATCGCCCTGTTAATGTACGTCCCGCTCTTCTTTGGCCGCTACTGGCTCTACCCATGGGTGCGCGATCCGATCCCCGAGAAGGCGGCGTGGTTGAATGTGCCCCTCTTCTTCTTCAGAAACGGCCTCGGCCTGGCGGTGATGGCGGCGCTCAGTCTGCTGTATCTGTACCATAACCTTCGCCCTCAGATCGGATGCGCCCTGGAGCGCTCGCTCATCCGGGCTACCCCGCTCTACAGGTGGTTAACGCGCGACTGGCAAGGACTTGAGGCGGAGCAACAGCGGTCGCGCCGCGCCCTCGGCGTCCTTGGGCCGGCTATCCTTGTCGCCTATGCGGTCGTCTTCAGCCTACTGGGGTTCGACCTGATCATGTCTCTGGATCCCCACTGGTACAGCAGCCTGTTCGGCGGCTACTTCTTTATGAGCAGCCTCTATCTGGGTCTGGCGGGAATCACCGTCATTACCATCGTCCTCCGCATGACCCTCGGACTAGAGCGATGGATTACCCCTCTCCATTTCCATGACCTGGGCAAGCTGCTGTTCGGCTTCGACATGCTGGTCATCGGCCTTGTGTGGGCCCAGTACATTGTCATCTGGTACGGCAACATCACGGAGGAGACCCAGTATGTGATCCTGAGAACACAGGTGCTCCCGTGGGCGCTCTTCTCCTGGGTCGCGCTGATTGCAGGATTTGTGGGCCCCCTGATCGTCTTCTTCAGCCGCCGCGCGAAGCAGGATCCCTTTGCCCTGCTGCCGATGGGGCTGGCGATCGCGGGCGGTATCTGGGTGGAGCGGTACGTGCTGGTCGTCCCGGCGCTCTGGAAAGGCCCGGCGGCGCCTATGGGCATCCCGGAGCTTCTGATCAGCGCAGGCTTCGCCAGCGCCGCCATTCTCTCTTACCTCACCTTTATTCGGTTCTTCCCGATCCTCCCCTTACCGGATCACCGGCCTGAGGCTTCAGGATCTCCTCACCCATCCCGGACATGAGCAATAGGCTATTGATCCTCCCTTTACAACATTGACAGAAATCACGGTTGAATAATTACCCTTTAAGGGTTATAGTGCCGTATGGAAAAACGTCGCCCTCACTACGACCTTAAGGCGATTCAAGCTCAAATGAATTCCATCGAGACCATGAACTTAACCGTGACAGCCCGACACGGCATTAAGGCTGCCTGGATGTCCCTGGCAGATGCCTTGGCGGTAATTCAACGGCTTTCTTCGGAGAACTTTTACAGGTCCATGACGGTCCATGCAGACAGCCGGGTATGGCAGGATGTCTACCATGCTGAATGGAAGAGAAGAGCCCTATATATCAAGTTTCAACGACACGAGGCATACTTCATCGTATCGTTCAAGGAGAGGTAGTCAATGGGTAAGCAATGGAATGGACAGAAATGTCCCGCCTGTTTCCAGGGAACACTAGAACAGGGGACGCAACAGGCACAGTTTGAATACCGTGGCCGTGTCCTGGAATACAAACAAGAAGGCGCCTGGTGCACCGTATGCCGTGAAGGTATCATGACCGGGAAAGAGGCGGCTGCCTCGGAATCGTTGCTTGACGATTTTGTGGCCCGCGTTGACAAGCAAGAAGCTTTTAACCTCGCCCGCATTAGAAAAAAGCTCGGGTTGACCCAGAAGGAAGCGGCCATGATAGCCGGTGGCGGTCACAACGCCTTTTCTCGTTACGAAAGAGGCGAGGCCAAGCCTGTTGCAGCCGTGGTCAACCTCTTTCGATTGCTGGACCGGCATCCCGAATTACTAAAGGAACTGAAAAAGCGTAAAGCGGCTTGACCCGGATCACAAGCACGGTGAGCTTAGATGCTAGGATTTCAACTGGCAGTCGGGTAGAATCCTCGCGAGGGAGATCGTTGTCAGACAAGAGTCCAAAGATCCCGATTCGACAGAAGGAGGAGGCATATGCACGTTACGCTTGAAGAGGCACAGAAGGCGATCGCGGCGGCCATCGATAAGGCCGCAGAGCTTGGGACGTGTATGGATATTGCCGTTGTAGACTCAGGCGCCAACCTGAAGGCGTTCATTCGCATGGACGATGCGTGGGTCGGAAGCATCGACATCGCCTTCAAGAAGGCGAAAACCGCCTGCTTCTTTGCGATGCCGACGGGACAGATCGGCAAGCTGTCCCAGCCCGGCGGCCCGCTCTACGGGATTGAACACAGCAACGAGGGGCTCATCACCTTTCCCGGCGGGCTGCCGATCGTCAACACGGACGGGATTCTGATCGGCGCAATCGGCGTCAGCGGCAGCACGGTGGAACACGACCACCTTGTGGCCAAAGCCGGGGCCGAGGCGATTGGCCTTGCCGACCTCCCGGTTCACCCCTGGCGGACATAGAGGGTACTGGTAGAGCTCAAGTCAGGGCAAAGACCTCCAACGGTACCGTTTTAATCGGTTGGCCAGCGCCTCGCACGAGCTGTCGGATCTGCTCCGTGGTTTCACGCGAAAAGGTTGCCTCCCCGCAACGCTGGCACACTTGCGCCGGAATATGCTCCACGAGAACGCGCCGACCGTCGATGGTGAACACCTCGCTCACGAACTCGGACCTAGCGGCGGTGTGGCCGCACACATGACAGGTAAACATAGCTACCTCCGTTTCCGGTGGCCGATCCACTCTCTAGGGTCAGGTTCGTATATCGTGATAATCTTCGCCAACTCCGTACCCATGTAGGATACCTGGAAATGTAAGGCGCGTCCAGCAACGGTGAATCCCAGCAGCAGGGCGCTCGGC
This region includes:
- a CDS encoding cytochrome C; the protein is MTREEMGKILTNPVPVSQQSIENGRRLFEIYCALCHGTNAKGMGPVAVKFVPPPDLTLPFFAQKSDGYIYGTIRNGGPIMPAHGTVLAPKERWDIVNFLRSLQTQ
- a CDS encoding putative hydrogenase 2 b cytochrome subunit, whose protein sequence is MTELTELADLEESIRKIPRRSPRVVAGVLAGLLAVGLLTFLLGISAEQPVRAWEIYLVNFVFWIGLAQAGVVFAAIYDLCNARWGPVIKRVAIGMGSFLPIALLMYVPLFFGRYWLYPWVRDPIPEKAAWLNVPLFFFRNGLGLAVMAALSLLYLYHNLRPQIGCALERSLIRATPLYRWLTRDWQGLEAEQQRSRRALGVLGPAILVAYAVVFSLLGFDLIMSLDPHWYSSLFGGYFFMSSLYLGLAGITVITIVLRMTLGLERWITPLHFHDLGKLLFGFDMLVIGLVWAQYIVIWYGNITEETQYVILRTQVLPWALFSWVALIAGFVGPLIVFFSRRAKQDPFALLPMGLAIAGGIWVERYVLVVPALWKGPAAPMGIPELLISAGFASAAILSYLTFIRFFPILPLPDHRPEASGSPHPSRT
- the mqsR gene encoding mRNA interferase MqsR; translation: MEKRRPHYDLKAIQAQMNSIETMNLTVTARHGIKAAWMSLADALAVIQRLSSENFYRSMTVHADSRVWQDVYHAEWKRRALYIKFQRHEAYFIVSFKER
- the mqsA gene encoding Antitoxin MqsA yields the protein MGKQWNGQKCPACFQGTLEQGTQQAQFEYRGRVLEYKQEGAWCTVCREGIMTGKEAAASESLLDDFVARVDKQEAFNLARIRKKLGLTQKEAAMIAGGGHNAFSRYERGEAKPVAAVVNLFRLLDRHPELLKELKKRKAA